TCGTAGTCGGCGGCTTCAGGGTTCACCTCGATGCCAAACTTCTGCGTGGCGGCGAGCTTCTCCTCGCGCGAGCGGGTAAACCAGTCGGCATCGCCGGTGGCCTCCTTGATCAGGGTCGAGTACTCGACCTCGCGCCAGTCACCGGACAAGTCGATCACCACGCCGTCATCGGCACGCTCGATCTGGTAGGTCCCGAGGACATTCTCACAGATGTGGTGCAGCAGGCCGTTGATGAGCTTCATCATGCCCCGGTGGTCAGTGTAGGCCTGGTAGACCTCCAGCATGGTAAACTCCGGGTTGTGGCGGCGGGAGATGCCCTCGTTGCGGAAGACACGACCCAGCTCAAAGACCCGGTCGAAACCACCCACGAGCATACGCTTGAGGTGCAGCTCCAGGGCGATGCGCAGGTAGAAGTCGCAGTCCAACGCATTAAAGTGCGTGATGAACGGGCGGGCAGCGGCGCCACCGGCCACGCCGTGCAGGCTGGGTGTCTCGACCTCTACGAAGTCCTTACCCCAAAGATACTTGCGAATCTCCTGCAGGATCTTGCTGCGGGTGATGAAGCGCTTACGCGAATCCTGATTCGAGATCAGGTCGAGGTAGCGCTGGCGATAAATCTGCTCGCTGTCGGTAATCCCGTGGAACTTCTCGGGAAGCGGACGCAGGGCCTTGGAAACGAGCGCAAAGGACTGCACGCGCACGGTGATTTCACCGGTCTTGGTGCGGAAAAGCGGACCACGCACGCCGATGATGTCGCCCAGGTCGAGCTTCTTGAACTCGCTGTTGTAAATCCCCTCCGGCAGCGCATCACGCTGGACGTAGAGCTGAATGAGGCCGTCGCGGTCGAGGATCTTGACGAAGCTGGCCTTGCCCATGAGGCGAAAGGTCACGATACGGCCAGCCACGGAGACCTCGGGGCCGTCCGGGGCGTGGGCGTCTTCAGACTCGGCGGGGGGAAGCGTTTTCTCAAATTCGTCGTAGGCCGCCACCGCTGTTTTCGAGGTGTGCGTCTGGTCCCAGTTCGCGCGGAAGGGGTCGATCCCCCGCTCCCGCATGTCGTCCAGCTTCTTGCGGCGCACGGCCATCAGGTCGCTCGTATTATCTGTCGGTGCTTCGCTCATGGAAAAAACGGATAGGCTGCGCGCCTCCGGGCCGTTTGGCAAACCGATTTTATCGCTGTCCGAAAGTCCGGGAAAGAAGTTGGCAAGCCCGACGCAGGTGATAAATCATAGACCATGTCTCCAACCGTATGCCTGGCCTGGTCGATGCCGGACCTCTCCCCCTCCCCTGCCCTGCGCACCGGCTTCCTTGTCGTTGTGGCCCTCGCTCTGGTGTTCAGCGTTCTGGATGGCTACCGCGACGGCCTCGGCCGCAAGGTATTTGGCATCATCGCGCTACTGGGTGGAATCGCCGCCGGATACTATGGCGCCAGCTTCTGGGGCGAGTTGGTCGGGAATTTTGTCACCTACCCGCCACTCGTCCTGCGGATCATCGGTGGCATCAGCGGCTTCATGATTTTCAGCATCGGCTTCAGCCTGATCGGGATGCTGGTGTTTCGCCCGACCCGTAAGGTCAAAGACCCTGAACTGCGGCGCATGGTCGGCATCGGCGGGATGGTTACCGGCACCCTGCTCGGCATCCTCAGCATCATGCTCCTCATCGTCATGATCCGCGTGACGGGCTCCTTTGGGGCAAGTTTCATCCGTAGCTATGGGCCGACCATCGCAGAGAACAGCCGCTCCGAGCAGCCCACAGAGGTGAAGCCCGAGGCAACGCTCGCCCTGGACGCACTGGCCTGGATCGCCCGACTGAATCATTCGCTGACGGGCCTGCCGGGCCTGAAGGCCCTTGATGTATTCGACCCGGTCCCTGTCGAGACCTACCGCGTCGCGGATAAATCCTTCCGCGTATTAGCAGACCCGACCGCCATTCTGGTGTTGGCCGATCTGCCGGAAACGCGCGAGCTGCTCAATGATCCCGCCGTGCAGGATCTGCTGCAAGACCCGGAG
This genomic interval from Ruficoccus sp. ZRK36 contains the following:
- the lysS gene encoding lysine--tRNA ligase, which translates into the protein MSEAPTDNTSDLMAVRRKKLDDMRERGIDPFRANWDQTHTSKTAVAAYDEFEKTLPPAESEDAHAPDGPEVSVAGRIVTFRLMGKASFVKILDRDGLIQLYVQRDALPEGIYNSEFKKLDLGDIIGVRGPLFRTKTGEITVRVQSFALVSKALRPLPEKFHGITDSEQIYRQRYLDLISNQDSRKRFITRSKILQEIRKYLWGKDFVEVETPSLHGVAGGAAARPFITHFNALDCDFYLRIALELHLKRMLVGGFDRVFELGRVFRNEGISRRHNPEFTMLEVYQAYTDHRGMMKLINGLLHHICENVLGTYQIERADDGVVIDLSGDWREVEYSTLIKEATGDADWFTRSREEKLAATQKFGIEVNPEAADYEVTQDVYEKMIEPKLIQPTFVTRIPKELIPLAKLNASNDGTLDIFELAINGQEIAPAYSEQNDPIIQRQMLEEQVGEEIQNLDEDFLVALEHGMPPAGGMGVGIDRLIILLTGAANIRDTILFPALRPEKS
- a CDS encoding CvpA family protein; this encodes MSPTVCLAWSMPDLSPSPALRTGFLVVVALALVFSVLDGYRDGLGRKVFGIIALLGGIAAGYYGASFWGELVGNFVTYPPLVLRIIGGISGFMIFSIGFSLIGMLVFRPTRKVKDPELRRMVGIGGMVTGTLLGILSIMLLIVMIRVTGSFGASFIRSYGPTIAENSRSEQPTEVKPEATLALDALAWIARLNHSLTGLPGLKALDVFDPVPVETYRVADKSFRVLADPTAILVLADLPETRELLNDPAVQDLLQDPEILALAQKRDINGIISHPRVVALAQNEDLDALLERYNFEAALDATLAQRKANQQQPARRSEDPNAQPSEPIIIIEPIDNP